The Polyangium aurulentum genomic interval GATGTTGGGCGCCTTCGTCGTTTGCACGTTCATCGCGGAGAACGAGCGCAAGGCGCCGAGCTCCTTTTTGCTGCACATCTCGATGACCTTCTTGTTGAAGGGCTCGTAGTGCAGGCGATACGCGATCATGAGCTTCTTCCCCGCCGCCTTGCCCGCGTCGATCATGCGCTGGCACTCCTCGATCGAGGGGGCCATCGGCTTCTCGCAGAGCACGTGCTTGCCCGCCTCGAAGCCGCGGATCGTGTACTCGGCGTGCATCGAGTTCGGCAGGATGATGTAGATGATGTCGACGGCCGGGTTGTCCTTCAGCGTGTCGTAGTTGTCGTAGCCGTAGAGGTTCTTCGCGTCGAGGCCATGGGCCTCGGCCACCTTCTTGGCCTTGTCCGGGTGCCCGCTGACCAGCGCGACGAGCTTCGAATGTTTTGCCAGGCCAAACGCCGGCAGCACCTCCTCGAGGGCGAGCTTGCCGAGCCCGACGATGGCCCAGCCGAGCTTCTTCGTCGCCTGCGGCATCTGCGCGTCCGGCGACTCCGCGTTCGGCGGCTCGAGCGGCGCGCCACCCCCCTGCGGCGGCGCCTGCCCCTGCGTCCTGGACGGGGTTTGATCGGCGCCGCCCTTTGGCGCTTCTGCCGTCGGTCGCTCCTCGCCGGCGTGACCGAGCTGCTTCGTCAGCAGATGCGACGCGATCCCTCCGACGCCCGCCGCGCTCGCAGCGACCACGAAATCACGGCGCGAGAAGGACCCCACCTTCGCGTTGTTCGGCATCACCACTCCTGATTTTCGACCCTGGCTTCCCCCTACGCTGCCACGCGGGGAGGCTCGACGCATGCCTCCTGCGCGTGCAACGCATCAATACAGGTTTTACCCTACAGCCGAAGGCGGGACGCTCGTGAGCGCATCATTTCGTCGGCGGGCTCGGAGGGATTCAATGTCGAATGAACCGGGGGGAGCCGCCTCGCTCGGCGCGCGAATCCCGAGCTTGACATCGACAGGCTCATGGCATCGAGATCGGCCCATGCGAGGACTCGTTCAAGGAAGATCCGTCATCGTCACGGGCGCGAGCAAGGGCATCGGCCGTGGCATCGCAAAGGTGTTCGCGCAGGGCGGCGCCAAGGTGCTGGTCGTCGCGCGGGATGGCCGCGCCGCGGCCGAGGTCGCCGAGGAGCTCGCGCGTGAGGGCGCCGTCGCCTCGGGCTTCGCCGCCGACGTGAGCGACGAGGGGCAGGTCGAGGCCATGGTCGACGCCGCCGTCGAGCGCCACGGCGGCCTCGACGTGCTTTGCGCCAATGCGGGGATCTTCCCCGCTTCCCGGCTGGAAGAGATGCCGCTCGCCGAGTGGCGCGAGGTCATGCGCATCAACCTCGAGGGCTGCTTCCTGTCGGTCCGTGCCGCCATCCCCGCGCTCGCGCGCTCCGAAGCCGGGCGCGTCATCTTGACCTCCTCGATCACGGGGCCGATCACCGGATTCCCCGGCTGGTCGCACTACGCCGCCAGCAAGGCCGGACAGCTCGGCTTCATGCGGACCGCCGCGCTCGAACTGGCGCGAAAAGGGATCACCGTGAACGCGATCCTGCCGGGCAATATCGCGACCGAGGGCCTCGTCGGTCTCGGCAAGGACTATGTCGATTCCATGGTCGCCTCGATCCCCCTGCGGCGCCTGGGCAGCGTCGAGGACATCGGCCACGCCGCGGCCTTCCTGGCCTCGAAGGAGGCCGGCTTCATCACCGGACAAACCCTCGTCGTCGACGGCGGCCAGACGCTGCCCGAGTCGCTCATGGCGATGGGGGATTGACCTTCACGTCGCGCGCGCGGGGCGCGGGCCGCTCAGCGGGCGCAGCGCGTCGCGCTCGGCCTTCGACAGCACCGCCACCGGATACTTCGGTTTGCCGCTCGTGCGATCGAAGTACGGGTGCGGCCACGCCTTGCTGCGGAGCTTCCAGCCGAGGACCTTGCGGATCGTGCCCGCCAGGAGGCGCACGTTCGGCTTCACCGAGCCGGGCGGAGGCTCGCCGACCGCGAACTTGCCGAAGATCCGGCCGCGCGGCGCGCCGAAGACCTCGTCGCACGGGCGCGCGCTCGGCGCTTGCCTGAACGCCTCGGTGACGAAGCCGATGAACGGGATCCCCGGCGTCAACGTGTTGCCGAGCGGCGTCTTGCAGCAGCTCGCGTACCAGCGATAGATGCCCTTCGGCGTGAGTCGCACGGCGGTGACGAGCTCGCCGCCGCGATCGTACGACACCGTCGAGGGCGCGACCTGCACGATGTCCGAGCCGCCCTGCTCGTCGAGCAGATCGGCGCGGCCGAGATGGTGCGCAAATGCCTGGCAGTCGTCGCAGTAGCAGACGACGCGGTTCACCGTGCTCGGCGACGCATCACGCACCCATCCGTGGATCTTTCCGCAACGACACTGAAGCTCTACGTCCTGGGACATGGCCCCCGCGTACCACGTGGACCGCGACGTGGTCAAACCTCGAGACCGGGGCTACGCTTGCGCCATGGAAACGAATGAAATCCACCGCGGTCGGTTGATCGATCACCTGCAGCTCGTCGTGCGCGATCTCGCGGCGAGCCGGCGCTTTTACGGCGCGGTCTTCGAGTCGCTCGGCATCCCCATCGGCGGCGAGGGGCCGGGCTTCTTCTGGGCCGACGAGCTTTTCGTCTCGACCAAGGACAGCCCCGCCGCCCTCGGTGAGCTCACCGGGCGCGTCCACCTCGCGTTCAGGGCCAAGGACAGGGAGGCCGTCGAGCGCTTCCATCGCGCCGGGCTCGAGGCGGGGGGGCGCGACCAGGGCGCGCCCGGCGAACGGCCGTACCACCCGGGCTATTACGCAGCGTTCCTGCTCGACCCCGACGGCAACAACATCGAGGCCGTGTACCACGGCCCGGCGAAAGCATCGGCAGAGTCGATCGTGATTCGCTGGGGCTGAGGCGAGCGGGGCCGACGGTGGGTGCGTCGGATGAGCACAACGACGAGATCGTTCGAGCTCCAACGACACGGCGAGTGTGCGGCGCGCGCGCGCGGCCCTGGCACCCAGGTCGCAAGGGGTACGGCGGGAGCCCGCAGGCGCGCTGCTCACCGGAGCCCTCGCGAGCGCGCTTGCGGGCTCGACCTGCAGCAAAGGAGGAGCCGTCATGCGCAAGCTCGTTCGCTCGCTCCACGTGGTCGCCGCCGCCCTCGGGCTCTCCGTGCTCCCCGCCGCGGCTGCGGAGCAGCCTCCGCAAGACCCGCAGGCGCAGGGGGCGCAGGACGCCTTCTTCCGCCAGAAGCGGGACATCAAGACCCGCATCGGGTTCATCCAGCCGAACGGATGTCATTACACGGCCGACGTCAGCGGGACCGTGACCCCGGTCGAGGCCAAGGGCGAAGGCGGCGTCCAGCACGTCACGCCCGACATCCGCGTCGACGCCACGGTGGCGTGCCCGAACGGGGTGGTCATGAAGACCAGCGACACCGTCGTGCGGACCGGGCCGCTCACGGCGGAGGCGTTCGAGCGCGCCCTCGAGCGGCGCGGCTCCGTGCTCTCGAAGGACGCCGGACGGCAATGCATCTACCGGCCCGACTTCGAGATCATCGGCGACGCGCTCACCGGCGTTCGCGTGAGCTACATGTGCCTCCTCGGTAACGACGAGGCGGGCCGTCAGGGTAGCTGACGCTCGCGAGGGGGTTACTGCGGGGCGGCGGCGCTGCTCGAGAGGGCGCTCGTCGCGTCGCTTGCGCAGGGGAGCCACACGTCGAACCGCGCTCCCCTGCCCGGCTCGGACGAGCATTCGAGCCGCCCGCCGTACGCGAGCACGATCCTGCGCACGGTCGCGAGGCCGATCCCAGCGCCCGGGGCGCGCACGCCGGGCACCCGGAAGAAGGGCTCGAAGATGCGGTCGAGGGCCTCCTTCGGGATTCCCGGTCCGGTGTCCTCCACCGAGATCCGCGCCCCCTCGCCCTCGCGGCGCCCGCCGATCCGGACCTCCCGGCGCTCGCCCTTGCCGATGTACTTGAGCGCGTTGCTCACCAGGTTGAGCAGCACCACGTGCAGAAGCTCCGGAGCGCAGGCCACGCGCGCGTCCACGCGCTCGACCGAGACCTCGGCCTGGGCCTCGGCCGCGAGCGGCGAGAGGTCCTCGACGACGGCCGTGATCACCTCGGACACGGACGCCGCGTGCGTTCCCTCCGCCGGTTTGCCCGCGCGCGAGAAGGCGAGCAGGCCCTCGAGCATCGAGTGCGCGCGCGCGCACGAGCGCTTGATCGAGGAGGCGACGGTCGCGATCGCCTCCTCGTCGCGCGCCTTGCGCAAGAGCGCCGGGCAGAGCGCGATGGGCGTGAGCACGCCGCGCAGGTCGTGCGCGATCCGGCCGGCAAAGGCGTCGAGATCGGCGTTCACCTCCTCGAGCCGCTGCACGCTCAGGGCGAGCTCGCTCCGCGCCGCCTCCGCCTCGCGGCGGGCCTGCTTCTCGCGGGCGAGCGCGGCCTGGCGCTCCTCGGACGCGTGGCGCAGCCGCCTCATGGTGCGCATGAACAGCAGCCCGAGCCCTGCCGAGAGCGTCATCGACGCGCCCGCCACCACGAGCACCAGCCGAGCCGCGCGCGAGGCGGCCTGCGCAGCTCTGAGCCGCGCGCCCTCGAGGCGCTCGTCCACGGAGGTCGCGAGCGCGTCGATGGCCGCCTCGAGCTCGTCGAGGCGCGGCCGGGCCACCCGCTCGAAGTACTGCACGACCTCCTGGCGATCACGGCCTTCGCGCTCGAGCGCGATGCTCTGCTCGGTGGCCGCGCGATACGCCTGCTGCGCGCGGGCGAGGCGCTCGACGAGGGCGCGCTCCGAGGGATCCACGGCGCGCGCAGCCAGGGCCTCGAGGCTCGCGAGGAACTCCCGCCGGGCCGCGTCGCGCTCCTCGAGGTAGACGGGGTTGCCCGTGAGCAGGTAGCCGCGGCCGCCGAGCACCTTCTGCCCGGCCGCCGAGCGCAGCCGCCCCACCTCGACCAGCTCGCCAGCGTAGATCGCCTCGACCTGATCCTTGCCCACCACGACCGATCGCTGCGCGTACACGGAGACGCCGCCGATGAGCAGGGAGAGGCAGAAAGCGACCAGGTAGCCGGCCACGCTCTTGTACGCGAAGTGCGTGCGTTCCGGGCTCTCCCCGTGCGTGGGTGACGATGCTGCGTTGGAGGGATGGAGCGGGCGGGTTGTCATCGCTTGGGCTCCCATGGATCTTGACCGATGGCGCCCGGCCTGCGAGCCGAAAAGCCAGGCGTTCACCCCCTCGGCGCCAGGCGGCACACGCCGGTCGCGGGCGGCTGGCCTCTATCGTTGGAACACCAACGATCGGTCGCTCGGGTCCGGATCCGGGGGGAGCCGCTCGCGGCGACGTGCACGCGAACAGGGCGCGGGCCGCTCAGAGCTCGAGGATCGCTCGCCCGCCGATCGCCGGGTAGATGCCGCGGCGGTCCACCTCCGCGCCTGCGCCGAGCTGCAGCTTCGCGTGGTCGCTGAGCCCGAGGTGCACCTGCGGCATGACGCGCGTGTGCATTCCCGAGCGGGCGCCGAAGGCCAGGTTGGTCTCCAGGCCCAGGATGACGTTCGAGGAGACCCGGGCAAAGACGCTGGGGTTGAAGATCGCCTCGGCCACCGTGTGCCCTTCGCGGAGGTTGACCCGGCCTCCCGCCATCACCATCGCGCTCACGGGCCTGGCGATGTCGATGCCCAGGAGGTAGACGCCCGTGAGCTGCACGTCGGGCTCGAGCGCGTGGATCGAGGCCTCGCCGATCGCTTGCCAGCCGTGGATCATGGTCCCGCCGGGGGTCGAGCCGATCGTGCCCTGGAGCGCGAGCTTCACGGCCTCGAGCTCGTGGTTCACGAAGGGCAGCTCGAGCTCGATGGCGTGCCCGTCGGCGAACGCGTACTCGATCTCGGGGGCCCATTCGAAGCGGACGGCCCGGTGAGGGCGGAAGCGCGGCTGGACGAGGGCGTTGGCCTCGAGCTCGCCTTGCCGCGCGCCGAGGCTCCGGACGAGGTCGAAGACCATGGGCTCGGGGATCTCGGGCCCTTCGATGGGATCGGCGTGCGGAGCCTGCCGCGATTCGGTCTGCTGAACGTCGGGCGACATGTCGCTGCCGGTGTTGGCGCGCGCGAACGACGTGAAACCGATCCCGGCGGCCAGCGCCGCGCTACCGAGCGCGAGCCGCGCGAGCCGTTCTTTGCGGATGTGGCAATCGTGCATGGGTTCTCTTCGTGCTCGGCGAAGACGCAGCTCGGCAGGCCGCTCCCGCGACGCCGCGCCTCGTGGGCCGCACGTCTCGCCCCGAGATTGCGCGCACCCTAGCCAGCCGATGGTGGACCGGCATGAAGGACGAATGAGCTTTCATTCATGGACTTCCCGCAGCGGAGCGGAATGGCCCCGTGGAGAAGGCTCGGGCGGCGTTCAGGCCGCTGGATTGCGGGGCGTCCGGGCCCTGTCGGCGACCGAGAGCGCGAGGACGAAGCGCGCGCCTCCCCGGTGAGACCTGTCGAGGAACAGGTCGCCGCCCGCGTTCTGCGCGATGCTGCGCGCGATGGTGAGGCCGAGGCCCGCGCCGGGGCGGTCGCTGCCCTGGTCCTTCGAGCCGCGGTAGAACGGCTCGAAGAGGTGGGCCTCGTCCTCGGGCAGGACGCCGGGCCCTAGATCGGCGACGCCGATCTCCACGCGCGCGCCCCCATCGGCGACGGTCACGGTGACCGGGGCGCCCTCGGGGCTGTGGGCGACGGCGTTGTCGATGAGGTTGCGCAGCGCGCGCGCGATCTCGCCCCGCGCACCCCGCACGCGCAGGCGGGCGAGCGAGGCGTTCTTCGCCGCCTCCACGAGCGGGACGCCCCGCGCATCGGCCGGGCCGCGCGCCATTCGCAGCGCTTCGGAGAGGGTCTCGCCGACCGTCGAGGCCTCGGCCTCGGGGGGCCTCGCCTGAACGCGGGCGAGCGTGAGCAGATCCTCGGTGAGCCCCGCGAGAAGCTCGACGTCGCCGAGCGCCTCCTCGACGGCCCTGCGGTACTCGCTGGCCTCGCGCGGCCTGCGGAGGGCGAGCTGCAACCCGCCGCGCAGCGTGGACAGGGGCGAGCGCAGCTCGTGCGCGGCGTGCGAGATGAACGTGCGCTGCGCGGACACGAGCGCGCCGAGCTGCTCGATCATGTGGTCGAGGTCTGCCGCGAGCGCCCGCGTCTCGGCGCTTCCTCGCACGCCGGCGCCGACGCGGGCCCGCAGGTCCCCCTTCGACACGTCGCGGGCGACGGCGGCGATCGCGTGCACGTCGCGCGCGAGTCGGCCGCCGAGCCACCGCGCCACGAGCGCCGTCGCCCCGGTTGCCCCGAGGAACAGGCCGGCGAGCGTGCGGAGCAGAAAGCGCGTGTCGTCGTCGACGGTGCGGCGCGAGGCGGCGTAGAGCAGCGCGTGGCCCCGGCTCCCCACGGGCACGGTGACGCCGCGGAGGTTCTCTTCGTGCACGGTCAAGTCGAGCGGCTCCCCGTCCCAGGGGACCTGCCCTGCGGTCCCGAGCTCGTGGAAGGGCGGCGCCTCGCCCGCGAAATTCTGCGTGGCCGACAGGAGCCCCCCCTGGTCGTCGTAGACCGCGATGTACCGCTGGATCGGCCCCAGGCTCTCGGGGACCTGGGCGACGCCGTCGAGCACGGCGGGGCGCTCGGGGTTCTTCGCGCCCGCGACCTGGGCGAGCGCGTGGGCCTGGCCGACCAGCGCGAGGTCGAGGTCGCGCGTCTCGTCGCGGCGCACGAGGACGTAGACGGTCAGGAACGAGCCGAGCAGCGCCGCCGCGCTGACGGCCGTGACCGCCAAGCTCAATCGGTTCGTGAGCTTCATGCTTCGAGGGGGCCGAGCTTGTAGCCGACGCCGCGCACGGTCTCGATGAGGGCCGCGTGCGCGCCGAATTTCTCGCGGATGTTCTTCACGTGGACCTCGACCACGTTCGAGCCCGGGTCGAAGCGCGTCTCCCAGACCTTGGCGAGCAGCTCGGTGCGGGGCACGACCCGGCCTGCCTCGCGGGCGAGATAGGCGACGAGGGCGAACTCGCGCGGGGTGAGGTCGACCTTGCGGCCGTCGAGCGTCGCGCGGCGCTCGGCGCGGTCGAGGGCGAGCGGTCCGACGCGCACGGTGGCCTCGCCGCCGGCTCCTCGGCGGCCGCGGGCGCGCACGCGCGCGAGCAGCTCGCCGAGGTCGAAAGGTTTGGCGAGGTAATCGTCGGCGCCCGCGTCGAGGCCCGCGATCCTCTCGGGGACCTCGGCGCGCGCGGTGAGCATCAGGATGGGGACCTGACAGCCTTTCTGGCGCACGGTGCGGCAGACCGACAGGCCATCGACCTCGGGCAGCATCCAGTCGAGGATGACGAGGTCATAAGGGAGCGACTGGATTTGCCCGATCGCCGTGGCGCCGTCGGGGACGACGTCGACCACGTAGCCCTCCTCGGTCAGCGCGCGCGACAAGAAGCTCGCGAGCTTCTTGTTGTCCTCCACCACGAGGATCTTCATCACGGCCGATCCTAGCGCGTGGCGCGCCTTCGGCCCGCGCGACCGTGCGCCAAACGGCCGGGCGCGGCGAAGCTGAAGGAATCTTCATCGCGCCTTCATGCGCTGCCCCCGTTCGCCGCGGGCAGGCAGACGTCCACTTCAATGCGCGAGCAGCCACTTCTCGAGCGGCGCCCACGCGAGCTCGGGCGCGTCGGTCGCGTAGAGCAGGTCGGCGTGGCCATAGTCCTCGGGCTCCTGCTCGACCGCGAGGCGACGAACGACGTGCGTGGTGACGTCGGTGGAGCCCACGACCGTGGTGGTATGCAGGCCGTGATCGCCGAACCCGCCGGCCGCGCCGAGGTAGAAGATCGGGACCTCGATGTCGGCGAGGTGATCGGCGATCGGCAGGGGCGCCTCGCCGCACCAGACCGCGCCTCGCTCGGCGCTCTCCACGAGCGCCTGGTGCGGGGGCGAATGGATGAGCCAGTCGGTGATCAGCGCCTCGGGCGCGTAGTGTAGCCCCGTCGGAGCGCCGTTCTCGAACGCGCCCGCCACGAGGTGATACTTCGGCTTGGGCTCGTAGATCAGGTACGTCTGCGTCACGATGCCCAGCATCGCGTCCCGGTTGGTGTAGCCGTCGAAGAACGGCGACGGGTCGGCGGGTGCGGAGACCGCGAGCTCGCCGAGGGGCTGGAAGAACGCGCTGTTGTCGCTGTCCACCTCCCCCTTTTCGACCAGCGCGCGCTCCTGCGCGGCCGTCTCGCAGGCCCCTTGCCTGAGCGCCTCGTCGGCGGGGGCGAGCTTCGCGTAGATGTCGATGGGGACGATGCCCTTGATCTGCCGCTTTTCCGGCTCCTTTTGGGTCTCCTCGGCGGCGTAGAGGTACGTGATCTGCGCGCCGCTGCTGAATCCGCCGAGGATCATGCGATCCTCGCCCGCGCCGGTCAGGGTCCGGATCGAGCGCGCGAAGATCAGCGCGTTCCCCGTGTCGGAGACCGCCTGCGCCACGCCCATGTCGGCGAAATCGGAGAAGTCGGCGCCGTCCTTGGGCGCCGTGGTCCACCGCCTGTCGAGGCCCCACACGTCGATCCCGCGCTCGGCCAGGTAGACGGCCAGCGCGTGGTCGGGCTGCGCGGCGTCGCTCATCAGCGAGGGCGCGAAGTTCGTGGTGAAGGTCGCGAAATCGCCGTGCAGGAGCATGATCGCGCGGGACGCGGGGCGCGCCTTCCAGGGAGCATCCTCGCGCACGACCCGGTGCACGCGAATGCGCGCGTTCGGGGTGTCCCCCACCTTCAGCAGGAAGCTGTAATGGTGAACGTCGCCCGCCACCTGCTCGCGCTCCACCTCGGTCACCTCCGCCGCGATGGCCGCTCCCGACTCCTCCACGCTCGCATGCAGCGCCTCTTCGTCGTTCGGCGCCGGCGTCGGCGGCCGCTCCGGCGCCGTCGTGCACCCGCCGGCGGCGACAGCCAGCAAGCCGAGGAAGACCGGAACGAGAACATCACCCTCATGCATCGATCGCTTCATTGCCCGCCGCGCAGGGCACGCGCCATGCCATCCATGTCTTGCGCGCAATGCGGGGATCTTCCTGTCGTTTTCGCGGACCGGGTTGCGCAACGCTGCGCAATCTGCGCGGGCTTGCTCGACTTGCGCATCCGCGCCCCGTCATCCCTGCACGATCTCGATGCCCGTCCGCGTGAGGGACTGGATCACCTCCTCGGGCGCGGCGCGGTCCGTCACGAGCCGGTCGACGATCGATATCGGTCCAACCAGAAATGGCGCCGTGGTGCCGAGCTTCTCGCCCGCGGCGACCACCATGACCTCCGCCGTCGCGCTCACCATGGCGCGTTTGACCTCGGCGTCCTCGTGCGTGTAGACGCCGAGCCCGATGTCCGGGTGCACGCTCGCGGTCCCCAGCACGCACAGGTCCGCGCGATACCGGCGATAGCCCTCGACCGTCTCGGCGCCCGACATGGCGATCGACTCCTTGAGGAGCCTGCCTCCGAGCACGATGACCTCGACCGTCGGATGCTCCGCCAGCGCCGAGGCGACGGGCAGGCTGTGCGTGACGACGGTCAGCGACAGGTTGCGAGGCACGCTCGTCGCCACCGCGAGCGCCGTGGTCCCCGCGTCGAAGAGCACGACCTGCCCGTCGCGGAGGAAGCGGGCCGCGGTGGCGGCGATGGCGCTCTTGGCCTCCACCGACTGGATCTGCCTCCCCGCGTACGTGGGCGCGGTGGGCGACCGTGGGACCGCCCCCCCGTACACGCGCCGAAGCAGCCCCTCCTCGGCCAGCTCGCGCAGATCGCGCCGGATCGTGTCCTCCGACACGCCGAACTGCGCCGCCAGGGCGCTCGCCACGACCTTCTGATCGCTCGCCAGGGTCTCCAGGATCTTCCTTCGCCGCTCCTCTGTGAGCATGCCCGCCACCTCCCGTGTGCCCGATTCGGCACTGGACCTTCCGAATCGTGCATGGCATACCCTGGAACATGAACGATCCGGTAAGAACATGCACGCGATCTGCACGATCATACCCGTTCGAGGCCGTGCTGTTCGACCTCGACGGTGTGATCATCGATACGACCGCGCTGCACCACCGCGTGTGGGACACCTTCGCGCGGGCGCGCGGGTACGTGCCGAGCCACGACGATCTGCTCGCCACCCACGGCCGCCGCGCCGAGGAGACGCTGCGGATCTGGCTCGGCGAGGGGCCGAGCGACCGCGCGCTGACCGAGCTCGCCCTCGAGCGCGAGACCCTCTTCAACCGCCTACTCGCGACCGAGCCCGTCTCGGCGGTGCCGGGCCTCGGCGATTTCCTCGGGGAGCTGCGACGGGCGGGCGTGCCCTGGGCCGTGGGGACGAGCGCGGTGCCCATGAACGCCGAGCTGTCCCTGTCCCGGCTCGGCCTGCGCGACCAGTTCGAGGTGATGGTGACCGGCGCCGACGTCGCCCGGTGCAAGCCCGATCCCGAGGTGTACCTGAAGGCCGCCGCGGCGCTCGGCGTGCCGCCCGAGAGGTGCCTCGTCATCGAGGACGCCGTGCTCGGCATCCGCGCCGCCCGCGCCGCCCGCGCGATGTGCCTGGCCCTGACCACCACCTTCCCGCCCGACGTCCTGCGCAGAGAGGGGCCGGACTGGCTCGCCGAGGACTTTCGAAGGCTCCCCTTTTAATGCCCTCGGCGCCAGGCTCGGCGGCCTCGTGATCACGGCCGGCTTCTTCGGCGCGTCGGTCGCCCTCGAGCGCCGGCGCCGCGCCTGAGCGCCCTCGCGGGGCAAAAGCAAGATCCCGACGGGGATGCGCTTGCCCCTCTTTGGGCACGCCCGCACGCACGGGATCCAGGTGGCTCGAATGGCGCGCGGGGCGACGCGAGCCCGCCGCAATCTCGTACAGTGAGCAGAGTCTGCCCGTGTGGACAGACGTGCCCCAAGCCACAGATCCGTGCGTCGTGGCATACGCACGGCCTGCGGCGACGCCCGGAATCGCGAGGGCGCGCAGCGATGGCAATCGTGGGGAATAGAAAGCCTGGCCGTTCGAGCGCGGGGCGGGCGCCACGGAAAGTCGACGCCTTCCATTCCTCGCGAGGAGGCGCCCGCGTCCATGGCGCAAACTGCACATTCGTGGCGGAAAACTGCCGCTTCGACGTCGGCACGCGACGTGTAAGAGCCGGGGCCCGAACACCTCAGGGTGGGGAACCCATAGGAGAATACTCTATGAACTCGTACCGTACGCTTTTCGCGGTGGCCTGCTCGGCAATGATGGCGTTTGCTGCCGGCTGCGGCGATGACAACACCGACAACACCGAGCCCACGGGCAACAAGACCGTCTCCGATCTCGACATCACCCCCGACGCGTCGTCGATGAAGAAGGGGGAGACGCTCCAGTACAAGCTCAAGGTCACGTACTCCGACGGCACGGTGGACGATGACGTGGCGGGCGACGCGGACGTCTCCTGGAGCTCGAGCGACGCGGCGACGGCCACGGTGTCGGAGGACGGCCTCGTGACCGCGGTCGAGGAGGGAACGGCCACGATCACCGCCAAGCTCGGCGACGAGGAAGAGACCGAGACCATCATCGTCACGCCGTGACGACATCGCAGCGCCGCTGCTGACCGCAACACGTCAGGCGCGCTGTCGCTGATACGAATCCAGGGAGAGGCCCGATCCCGGGGGGGAATCGGGCTTCTCCATTTTTGTCCCGCCGATGTTCAGGGGCAGACCGCGCTCTTCTCACCGACGCCGTACGAGATGAACTGGATCGGGTGGCTGCCGACGTACGAGCTCGCGGGCAGCTCGTCCCAGGTGATGCCGTCCGTGCTCCGGTAGAAACGCTGCTTTTCGTACCACTGGTCCCAGCCGCCATTGACGGCCACGTACGTGCCCTTGTCGCTCCGGGTCACGGCGCCGAGCAGCGGCCCGGGGCTCGTTTGCGTGGTGCCGTCGGGGTTTTTCTTGCGCACCTCGGTCGGCGTCGCGGTCCACGTGGCGCCGTCCGTGCTCTTGAATTGCAGGGCGGTGTAGCTGTCGTCGCGCCCCCACGTCACGAACGCGTCGCCGGTCCAGAGCAGCCGCGCGTCGACCCCGCCGCCGATGTCCGACTCGGTCCAGGTGTCGCCGCCGTCGAGCGACCGGCAGGCGACGCCCGTGCCGCCGAGCACGACGATTACGCCATTGCCATAGGCGAAGCCGCCCGCCCATTGAATGTCGCCCGCGCACGCGGCCGGCAGCGTCTTCGGGCGCGCCCAGGTTGCGCCGCGGTCCTTGCTCACGTTCAGATCGTTGCCCTCGTTGCCGCCGAACGCGATGAGCCAGCGGCCGCCGTCGTGCGGCGCGAAGCCCGTCCGGCGCGCATTCCACACCGGCGAGTCCAGGTCGCCGCCCGGCGTCCACGTCGCGCCCGACGGGTCCGAGATCTGCGGCGGGCGCTCGCCCGCGAGAAAGACGCCGTCCCCGAAGACGACGCCCGCGAACGTCTTGCCAGAGAGCACGGGCTCCCAGTCGACGCCGTTCTTGCTGCGGCGAATCGCGCCGGGAGGACCCCAGCCGAACGTCGCGACGAAATACCCGTTGCCGTAATCGATCCCGCGCCCCGCGCCCGGGTTGTGATCA includes:
- a CDS encoding Ig-like domain-containing protein, with the translated sequence MNSYRTLFAVACSAMMAFAAGCGDDNTDNTEPTGNKTVSDLDITPDASSMKKGETLQYKLKVTYSDGTVDDDVAGDADVSWSSSDAATATVSEDGLVTAVEEGTATITAKLGDEEETETIIVTP
- a CDS encoding DeoR/GlpR family DNA-binding transcription regulator produces the protein MLTEERRRKILETLASDQKVVASALAAQFGVSEDTIRRDLRELAEEGLLRRVYGGAVPRSPTAPTYAGRQIQSVEAKSAIAATAARFLRDGQVVLFDAGTTALAVATSVPRNLSLTVVTHSLPVASALAEHPTVEVIVLGGRLLKESIAMSGAETVEGYRRYRADLCVLGTASVHPDIGLGVYTHEDAEVKRAMVSATAEVMVVAAGEKLGTTAPFLVGPISIVDRLVTDRAAPEEVIQSLTRTGIEIVQG
- a CDS encoding sialidase family protein, with the protein product MLDSPVFVGKFRWASLAVAALVLVACGGEIGGGPGSGGGGGQGGQGGGPGGGPGSGGGGGQGGGVVDPNLVPMFVAQGHAGRTILSCDDGMTWVGDHADEIPYPCFVEPNHFDCDHNPGAGRGIDYGNGYFVATFGWGPPGAIRRSKNGVDWEPVLSGKTFAGVVFGDGVFLAGERPPQISDPSGATWTPGGDLDSPVWNARRTGFAPHDGGRWLIAFGGNEGNDLNVSKDRGATWARPKTLPAACAGDIQWAGGFAYGNGVIVVLGGTGVACRSLDGGDTWTESDIGGGVDARLLWTGDAFVTWGRDDSYTALQFKSTDGATWTATPTEVRKKNPDGTTQTSPGPLLGAVTRSDKGTYVAVNGGWDQWYEKQRFYRSTDGITWDELPASSYVGSHPIQFISYGVGEKSAVCP
- a CDS encoding HAD family hydrolase; the encoded protein is MLFDLDGVIIDTTALHHRVWDTFARARGYVPSHDDLLATHGRRAEETLRIWLGEGPSDRALTELALERETLFNRLLATEPVSAVPGLGDFLGELRRAGVPWAVGTSAVPMNAELSLSRLGLRDQFEVMVTGADVARCKPDPEVYLKAAAALGVPPERCLVIEDAVLGIRAARAARAMCLALTTTFPPDVLRREGPDWLAEDFRRLPF
- a CDS encoding response regulator transcription factor, whose translation is MKILVVEDNKKLASFLSRALTEEGYVVDVVPDGATAIGQIQSLPYDLVILDWMLPEVDGLSVCRTVRQKGCQVPILMLTARAEVPERIAGLDAGADDYLAKPFDLGELLARVRARGRRGAGGEATVRVGPLALDRAERRATLDGRKVDLTPREFALVAYLAREAGRVVPRTELLAKVWETRFDPGSNVVEVHVKNIREKFGAHAALIETVRGVGYKLGPLEA